The region GCTTCTCCATGGCTTGCTGTGGTACAAAAACAAAAAAGTTGTTCACTAGAAAGTGAGCTCGCAAGGCTCACTTTTTTTTTGCGAGATTTTATATGAGTACTGTCAAAGGCGATGTTTGCGGGCAAGTAACCGAAATTGCCCTGCCCATTCTGGAGTCCCTCGGCATGGAACTGGTCGATGTGGAGTTCGTCAAGGTAGGGCGCGATAGCGTGCTGCGGCTTTTTATCGACAAGGATGGCGGCATCGGCCTGGACGACTGCGCCGACGTCAGCCGGGAGTTGTCGGCGGTCCTGGACGTGGAAGACATCATCCCCGGCCACTACTCCCTGGAGGTCTCTTCCCCCGGCCTGGACCGGCCCCTCAAGAAGCCGGCCGACTACGAGCGCTTTACCGGCCGGCTGGTGAAGGTGCGCACCTTCGAAGCGCTGCCGGACGATGCCGGCAACAAGCGCAAGACCTTTACGGGTCGGCTGGAGGGGTTGGTGGACGGCAACGTGGTCATCAGGCTCACCGAGGGGCAGTCCGCCTCGATTCCGCTGGAGAAGGTGGCCAAGGCCAATCTGGAATTCGAATTTTGATCCATTTTTTTCATATACACCGGTAAGGAGAAGCAATCGTGGATACGAACATCAATCTCAAACATGCCATCGAACAGATCGTCAAGGAAAAGGGTATCGACCGGCAGGTGGTCATGGAGGCCATGGAGCAGGCGGTGTTGACCGCCGCCAACAAGAAGTACCGCAATACGCGGGACCTTGAGGCCCATTACAATCCTGACTCGGGCGAGGTGGAGCTGTTTGAGTTTGTAACCGTGGTGGAGGAGGTGCAGGACTCCTACAAGGAGATCGACCTCGAAGAAGCCCGCGAGATCGATCCCGATGTGGAGGTCGGCGACTCCCTGGGGGAGCGGCTCGACGCCACCGGGTTTACGCGCATCGCCGCCCAGACCGCCAAGCAGGTCATCATCCAGAAGGTGCGCGAGGCGGAGCGGGAGACCATCTTCAACGAGTACAGCGACCGCCAGTGGGAGATCATCACCGGCATGGTGCGGCGCTTCGAGAAGGGCGAACTGCTGGTTGACCTGGGGCGTGCCGAGGCGGCTCTTCCGGCCAAGGAGCAGATGCCGCGGGAGGTCTACCGTCCGGGCGACCGCATCCGCGCCATCATCACCGAGATCCGCATGACCACCAAGGGGCCGCAGATCATCCTCTCCCGCACCCATCCCAGCATGCTGGCCAAGCTGTTCGAGCTCGAGGTGCCCGAGATCGCCGAAGGCATCGTGGAGATCAACGCCGTGGTGCGCGATCCGGGCAGCCGCGCCAAGATCGCCGTATCCTCCAACGATTCGGATGTGGACCCGGTCGGCGCCTGCGTCGGCATGCGGGGCGCCCGCGTCCAGAACGTGGTATCGGAACTGCGGGGCGAAAAGATCGACATCATCCCCTGGTCCGAGGATATTGCCCGCTTTGCCTGCAACGCCCTGTCCCCGGCCCAGGTTTCCAAGGTGTTCGTGGATGAGGACAACCGGGTGCTGGAAATCGTCGTGGCCGACGACCAGCTCTCCCTGGCCATCGGCAAACGGGGCCAGAACGTCAGTCTTGCGGCCCGCCTGACCGGCTGCCGCATCGACATCAAGAGCGAATCCAAGGCCGCCGAGGCCGAGTTGGCCCAGTTCGCCTCCTTCGACGGCACCAAGTTGGAAGGGGAGCCGGAGGCCGATGAAGCGGCCGAAGGCGCCGAGGTTGTCGAAGGCGCTGAAGTTACCGAAACTGTCGAAGCCGGGGCCGCCGATGCCGCGGTTGTGGCGGATGCCGAAGAAAAGCCGGCGGAGTAGCGTACCGGGATGGCCCGCCAGGATGGTGGAGAAAAACCGCAGCGCAGTTGTCTTGCGTGCCGCGAAACCAGGGACCGGGACCGCCTGATCCGTTTCGTGCTCTCGCCGCAGGGGGAAGTGGTGCCGGACCTGGACGCCAAGCTGCCCGGCAGGGGCGCCTATACCTGCGTCAATGCCGCATGCCTGGCCGCTGCGGTCAAGCATCGCCAGTTCGGCCGCGCCTTCAAGCGTGAGGTGGCCGTGCCCGCTCCCGACGAGATGACCGCCTGGGTGGCAAAGCTGTTGCTCGAACGGGTCATGGGGTACGTCGCCCTGGCCAACAAGGCCGGCAAGATCGTTGCCGGCGGTTCCATGGTGGGCGATGCGCTGAAAAGCAAGAACAAGCCGGGGCTGGTCCTGGTGGCCCGGGATGTTTCCGAGGGCATCGGAGAGAAGATCGAAGCCCAGGCGGCCGGCAACGGCGTGCCCTGTCTGCGGGTTCTGACAAAGGACGATTACGGCGCCCTGCTCGGCAAGGCGCCGCGTAGTGCGCTTGGTATCAAATCGAGTGGTTTTGTTGCGCAACTTTTGAAATCTATTGAACGATATAGAAACTTCCTGGGGGAGGTGCAGTAAGTATGAGCAAGATACGCGTGAGCAATCTGGCGGAAAAATTGGGTGTAGATGCCCGTGAGACCCTTGCCAGGCTCAAAGAGATCGGGGTTGAGGCCAAATCGGCGGCCTCCCTGGTCGAAGAGGATGCCGTCAAGAAGCTGCTGACGCCTCAGCCCAAGGAAAGCAGTGCCGGCACCGAAGAGGTGCGGGTCACGACCAACATCATCAGGCGCCGCGCCAAAGCCGTTCCGGCCGCGCCGGTCGAGGAAGCGCCGGCTCCGGTGGCCGCCGCCCCGACAACGCCCGCAGCTCCGGCCCCGGTCGCTGCTGTTCCCGCTGCCGCCGCCGTTGTGGAGCCGGAAAAGAAGCCGGAACCGGCCCCGGCCCCCAAGGCCCCGGTGGCCCAGCCCCCCGAGCCGGAGGCCGCTGCTCCCCGTGAAGTGCCGCCCGCACCGACCCCGACCCCGGCCGCCGCTGCGGAGCCGGCTGTTCCGGAAAAGCCCAAGGCGCAGCCCGAAGTTCTGAGGGCCGGCCCCAATCAGGCCCGTATCCTGGGCCGGATGGAGATCCCGGGCGTGACCAGCCGTCCGACCCGCGTGGTGACCAAGGACGCGCCCCCCACGCCGCGCAGCGCCCCGCCCAGGCCACAGGATTCGGCGTCCCGCAGCGGTGCCCCCGCAGCGGCACCCGCAGGCGATCAGGACCGCTCCCGCATGAAGCAGGTGCAGCTTGCGCCGTCAGCCCCCTCGGCCGGCGACAGCCGCCGCCCCGGCGGGAAAAAGGACGGCCCGGGCCATGGCGGCGCGGATGCCGGCAAGGGCAAGAAGGGTGGCGCTTCCGCCGGCAAGGGCAAGAAGGATCAGCCGAAGAAACACGAGATTCTGGAAAAACGCGAGCGTACCTTCGACCCGGTCTACAAAGGGTCCAAGAAGAAGGGCGGCCGGGAGCGGGTGGTGGAAACCCGCAAGACCGAGATCACCGTTCCCAAGGCCATCAAGCGTATCATCCGCATCTCCGAGAGCATCAGCGTCGGCGAGCTGGCCAAGCGCATGGGCATCAAGGCCAATGACCTGATCAAATCCCTGATGAAGATGGGGATGATGGTTACCATCAACCACCCCCTGGACTACGATACCGCGGTCATCCTGGCCTCCGAGTACGGTTATGAGGTGGAGAACGTGGCGGTGGACCTGGACGAGATCCTGGAATCGACCCCCGATGCGCCCGAAACCCTCGTGAAGCGGCCGCCGGTCGTGACCATCATGGGCCACGTCGACCACGGCAAGACCTCTCTTCTGGATGCCATCCGCGAGGCCAACGTCATCGCCGGCGAGGCGGGGGGCATCACCCAGCATATCGGCGCCTACGACGTGGAGTTGAACGGCCGCAAGATCACCTTCCTCGACACGCCGGGCCATGAAGCCTTTACCGCCATGCGCGCCCGCGGCGCCAAGGTGACCGATATCGTCATCCTGGTCGTTGCCGCCGACGACGGAGTCATGCCACAGACCCGCGAGGCCATCAACCACTCCAAGGCCGCCGAGGTTCCGATCATCGTGGCCATCAACAAGATCGACAAGCCGGACGCCAAGCCGGAGCGGGTCAAACAGGAATTGATGGAGTTCGGCCTGGTCGCGTCCGAGTGGGGCGGCGATGCCACCATGGTGGAGGTGTCGGCCAAGAAACGCCTCAACCTGGAAGAGCTTCTGGAAATGGTCCTGCTGCAGGCCGACGTAATGGAACTCAAGGCCAACCCGGATAAGCTGGCCAAGGGAACCATTGTGGAAGCCAAGCTGGACAAGGGGCGCGGCCCGGTTGCCACCGTGCTGGTGCAGGAAGGCACTCTCAAGGCGGGCGACTACTGCGTGGTCGGCGTCCATTCCGGCCGCGTGCGCGCCATGCAGAACGACCGCGCCGAGAAGGTGCTGGCGGCCGGCCCCTCCAAGCCGGTGGAAGTGGTGGGCCTCTCCGGCGTACCCGATGCCGGCGACATCTTCGTGGCCATGAAGGACGAAAAACAGGCCAAGGAGATCGCCACCCTGCGTCAGATCAAGCTGCGCGAACTGGAACTGGCCAAGCACAGCAAGCTCTCCCTGGAAGACCTGTACCGCAAGATCCAGAGCGGCGAGGTCAAGGACCTCAACGTCATCGTCAAGGGCGACGTGCAGGGGTCGGTGGAAGCCGTGGGCGAATCGTTGCGCAAGCTGTCCACCGATGCGGTGCGGCTCAACGTCATCCACTCTGCGGTCGGCGCCGTCACCGAGACGGACGTCAACCTGGCTGCCGCGTCCAATGCCATCATCATCGGCTTCAACGTCCGTCCCGAGGTCAAGGCCCAGGGGCTGGCCGAGAAGGAGGGGGTCGATATCCGCCTCTACAACATCATCTACGATGCGGTCGAGGACGTGAAGAAGGCCATGGAAGGGCTTCTGGAACCGACCTTCAAGGAGAAATACCTGGGCCGCTCCGAGGTGCGCGAGCTGTTCTCGGTGCCCAAGATCGGCATCGTCTCCGGCTGCCATGTCCAGGACGGCAAGATGCTGCGCAACGCCCAGGTCCGCCTGCTGCGCGACAACGTGGTGGTCTACGAGGGCAAGATGTCCTCCCTGCGCCGTTTCAAGGACGACGTCAAGGAAGTGGCCAGCGGCTACGAGTGCGGTATCGGCCTGGAGAACTACCACGACATCAAGGTCGGCGACATCATCGAAGCGTTCGAGATGGAAAAGGTCGCCGCGAAACTGTAATTCCAAAGAACATTCAGGCTGATGCCTAACCCCCCCAGCCCCTCCTGAATCAGGGGGGCTGGGGGGAGGTGATGACACGTTGGCATAAACTCCGCCCCAGAGGCGTGGGGATGCGGGGCTGCCGCACAGGCCGGCCCGTCGCACCCTGAAGTGAAAAAGGTTTGCTTTTATGGCACACAAACGCTCCGACAAGGTCGCCGAGACCATTCATGAATTGATTTCGTCGATCCTCTCCCGGGGGCTCAACGACCCGCGCATCGGTTTCGTCACCATCACCGCCGTGGAGGTTACCGACGACCTGCATCTGGCGAGGGTGTTCTTCACGGTTATCGGCGACGACACGGCCAAGAAGGAGAGCGAGGCCGGGCTGAACAGCGCCAAAGGGTTCCTGCGCCGTGAATTGGGCAAGAGCCTGACCATGCGCTATACCCCTGACCTCCTCTTCAAATATGATCACTCCGGGGAGTACGGTTCCCGGATAGACTCCCTTCTCAAGGAGATCGATACCGGGCATGAGTGACGTCATTCAAGATATCGCAGCGGTCATCCGCGCCAACTCCTCGTTCCTGATCACCAGCCACGAAAGTCCGGACGGAGACGCGGTCGGCTCCACCCTGGCCCTGGCCTCGTTTCTCAGGAAGAACGGCAAGGAGGTCTGCGTCCACCTGCGTGACCAGGTTCCCGATCTGTACGCTTTTCTGCCGGGGGTCGATACGGTCGTGCGGCACATACCCGACCGGGATTTCGACGTGGCCTTTGTCTTGGATATCGGCGAGTTCAGCAGGGCGGGCAAAGAGTTCTGCTCCTTCAAGCGTATCGGCATCATGGTCAACCTGGACCATCACCTGGGGTGCGACAACTTCGGCCACCACAACCTGATCGATCCCGGGGCCGCGGCTACCGGCGTGCTGGTCCACCGCGTGATCAGCGCCCACGGCGGCCCCATGGACCGGGAAACCGCG is a window of Geobacter sp. FeAm09 DNA encoding:
- a CDS encoding DUF448 domain-containing protein, whose amino-acid sequence is MARQDGGEKPQRSCLACRETRDRDRLIRFVLSPQGEVVPDLDAKLPGRGAYTCVNAACLAAAVKHRQFGRAFKREVAVPAPDEMTAWVAKLLLERVMGYVALANKAGKIVAGGSMVGDALKSKNKPGLVLVARDVSEGIGEKIEAQAAGNGVPCLRVLTKDDYGALLGKAPRSALGIKSSGFVAQLLKSIERYRNFLGEVQ
- a CDS encoding ribosome-binding factor A, producing the protein MAHKRSDKVAETIHELISSILSRGLNDPRIGFVTITAVEVTDDLHLARVFFTVIGDDTAKKESEAGLNSAKGFLRRELGKSLTMRYTPDLLFKYDHSGEYGSRIDSLLKEIDTGHE
- the nusA gene encoding transcription termination factor NusA, which gives rise to MDTNINLKHAIEQIVKEKGIDRQVVMEAMEQAVLTAANKKYRNTRDLEAHYNPDSGEVELFEFVTVVEEVQDSYKEIDLEEAREIDPDVEVGDSLGERLDATGFTRIAAQTAKQVIIQKVREAERETIFNEYSDRQWEIITGMVRRFEKGELLVDLGRAEAALPAKEQMPREVYRPGDRIRAIITEIRMTTKGPQIILSRTHPSMLAKLFELEVPEIAEGIVEINAVVRDPGSRAKIAVSSNDSDVDPVGACVGMRGARVQNVVSELRGEKIDIIPWSEDIARFACNALSPAQVSKVFVDEDNRVLEIVVADDQLSLAIGKRGQNVSLAARLTGCRIDIKSESKAAEAELAQFASFDGTKLEGEPEADEAAEGAEVVEGAEVTETVEAGAADAAVVADAEEKPAE
- the infB gene encoding translation initiation factor IF-2, whose product is MSKIRVSNLAEKLGVDARETLARLKEIGVEAKSAASLVEEDAVKKLLTPQPKESSAGTEEVRVTTNIIRRRAKAVPAAPVEEAPAPVAAAPTTPAAPAPVAAVPAAAAVVEPEKKPEPAPAPKAPVAQPPEPEAAAPREVPPAPTPTPAAAAEPAVPEKPKAQPEVLRAGPNQARILGRMEIPGVTSRPTRVVTKDAPPTPRSAPPRPQDSASRSGAPAAAPAGDQDRSRMKQVQLAPSAPSAGDSRRPGGKKDGPGHGGADAGKGKKGGASAGKGKKDQPKKHEILEKRERTFDPVYKGSKKKGGRERVVETRKTEITVPKAIKRIIRISESISVGELAKRMGIKANDLIKSLMKMGMMVTINHPLDYDTAVILASEYGYEVENVAVDLDEILESTPDAPETLVKRPPVVTIMGHVDHGKTSLLDAIREANVIAGEAGGITQHIGAYDVELNGRKITFLDTPGHEAFTAMRARGAKVTDIVILVVAADDGVMPQTREAINHSKAAEVPIIVAINKIDKPDAKPERVKQELMEFGLVASEWGGDATMVEVSAKKRLNLEELLEMVLLQADVMELKANPDKLAKGTIVEAKLDKGRGPVATVLVQEGTLKAGDYCVVGVHSGRVRAMQNDRAEKVLAAGPSKPVEVVGLSGVPDAGDIFVAMKDEKQAKEIATLRQIKLRELELAKHSKLSLEDLYRKIQSGEVKDLNVIVKGDVQGSVEAVGESLRKLSTDAVRLNVIHSAVGAVTETDVNLAAASNAIIIGFNVRPEVKAQGLAEKEGVDIRLYNIIYDAVEDVKKAMEGLLEPTFKEKYLGRSEVRELFSVPKIGIVSGCHVQDGKMLRNAQVRLLRDNVVVYEGKMSSLRRFKDDVKEVASGYECGIGLENYHDIKVGDIIEAFEMEKVAAKL
- the rimP gene encoding ribosome maturation factor RimP yields the protein MSTVKGDVCGQVTEIALPILESLGMELVDVEFVKVGRDSVLRLFIDKDGGIGLDDCADVSRELSAVLDVEDIIPGHYSLEVSSPGLDRPLKKPADYERFTGRLVKVRTFEALPDDAGNKRKTFTGRLEGLVDGNVVIRLTEGQSASIPLEKVAKANLEFEF